ATCAAGATCATGGCGCCCCTACTCTTCATCTACATCACTGAATATCTCGATCAACGCTCCGGAGATCTTCGGCGAAGATTTGAAAGTTTCGCTTCGCCGCGGGGAGGCCGCTGGTCCTCATCCTCGTAGATCATCTCGTCCATCCGGCGCAAAGCCGTTGACAACGCCGCTTGCAACGCGTCATCGTCCCAAAAATACTTTGCGGCGGCCTCGAGAGAATCGCGAAAGTCACGATACATTCCTGCCTGATCGCTCGAGCTGTAACTTCTTCGCGTGCGACCGACCGACGCACCAAGGTCGGCAAGCCATTCCCATTTCACGTCGGCGCAGAGCCGTTCGAATTCGTCAGAAGGCAACAGTGATCGCACACGTCCATCCTGGAAAATCGACTCGTCGAAGCATTCCAGCGTATTCCCGTATCTCCCTCATCAGGTTTCAATGTCCTCTTCGGACAAAGGACGATTTGTTTGAATCGGGCAAGCAAGCGGATGTTATTGCCGTCAGCCATCGGAATATGCAGGGGAACTACCAAATCTCTGGGCGCGCCTCGACGAAAGTGCGCAGAAATCTTCATCACAGCGCTCGGCTAGGAAGTAATGAAGGACGCTATTGATCGGCACGTCCAATAGTACCTTCTGCGCTCTATGGCGTTCTGACGCATCGACATCGCTGCGACGTCCGCAAAACACGTACGCCAGCAGTCGCTCGGATTTGGCTCCGGGCAGGTATATCTCGACGAGGTCGGGGCCTCCCGCGACGAATAGGCATCCGCGATCGTCGGATGACGAAAGGTCCACCTGTCGCCTTCCTCGTGCTCGGCTATAGCAAGGTCATCCAGCGCGCCAAGAGACGATATCGCCGCGATCATCGATTTGCCGGAAGCCGGATCCCGCGAAGCAAGACGAACCGGTGATCCAGCAGCGCTTCCACGCTCCGTCTATGCGCGTCCGTGGTCGCGAAGCAGCGCAGATTTGTCGCCCATCGCGCCGAGTAGATGTCATGCCTGAAGATAGGCTCCGCCGTCGATGAATTGTCGGAGATGCGTGAGGTTGTAGATTCGCGGAATTAGCATCCTCGGGGACGGGCGGCTCCGAAGCTGGGCCGCGACCCAGTCGCCTCCAAACACGCGACAACGCTGCACACCGGCCTTTTCGAAAGCCTGCAGATGCTTGCCTCGGCAGCTCCCGAAACCCCGGCGTTCGTAATGAAGATGTAATCGCCTGCGCGCCCCCTGGGCAGCGAGCTCCTTGGCATTGCCCGGCTGTCGCGCGCCATGGAAAACTGCCCCCTCAGTTCCGGATGGCGTTTGACACCCGGCTTCTTGGTGAGGTGCGACAGAGATAGACGGGCGGCGGCATTTCCGAAATGCTTGATCTGGATCGTGCACTTTCCGGCGCGGGGCGGCCTCGCCTCCTTCCCAAGCGCCGGGAAATGCTCGTCCGACCGCCATCGTGGGAGGCCAAAAAGTTCTGTATCGGGGACTTCAAATCTTCCGCCACGATGGCGAGGCACAAATCTTGGAATGCCTCCCGTCCGATACGAGGCAAATCGTCGATCGTACCTAAGTGGATAGGGCAGAGGGAACCCGGCCGCGCCTTCGCAAGTCTCTGGCGCATCACTACGTAGTAGTCAAATATGATATATTGAAGCAGATAACATTTCATATATGATGAATTATAGACCAAGCGCTGTGTCGCTCTGATCATGGACGAAGGCGGCTTCGTAGTCGCGCGATTGGGCACGGCCGACCCCTGCCCGTCGGAAAGTTTCCCGCCATCCATCGGACACGCGTTGAGCTGTATCTCGGATGATCTTTCGCGCGTTGGCGTCGGTGATTTCGAAAAACTCGCAGGCCTCGAGGGCGAGCTTGATTGATCGGTCGTGCGTGCCACCTTCCATGATCGCCGTCTCGAGATGCGGGTTGCGATCGGGCGCCGGGTTCACATCGAACATCGGCGACAGACGCCACCGTCCCGAACCGACGTACAGGAAGCCATGGTTCTTCAGATGATCATCCTTGTTCGAAACAAGGATAGTGAAGACCATCCGCCGATAGAGCTCCTCAAAATCGACTTGCGGATCCGGAGCTGACGTCCGCATGAAATCGACAATCTCCGTGTACGAACCGAGCTCTAAGCCTGTCTTCCCGAGCGCCGTTCGGGCGGAGATGTAGGGAATGCGGGCGCGGCCGCGTCGATCGAAACGCTGGACCAGCGCGACCGGAAATTTCGTGTCAGCGAGTTCCAGTCTGACCTCTGGAATGCGGATGCCGCACATCCTGGCAAGGTTCAGCGTCGCGACCTCGACCTGTTCGATCGGGTGCTGATCGTGGACGGAAGTGAACTTGGCAAGCCAGAGAACGTCGCCGTCACGAACGTTGGCTTTGGGCCGAGCCCCGCCCGAGCCGCCGGCTCCGGCAAGAGCTTGCATGTCCGCAGGGGAAATCTCCTTGCCTTGTTCGTAGGCGCGGGCAATCGCCGTGATCGCCTCTAGATCAAGAAGACGCGGTACCGCTTCGTTGGCCTTACCGGTAATGATCTTCCCATGTTCATCGATGAAACGCAGAGCACCTTGCCGGCATGTATCGTCGGACAGTGTGAGATATTCGAATTCAGAGAGGCCATTGCCATAGGCACGTTCAAGCAGTCTGCGCCCCCAGCTGTCGGGCGCAGCATCGGAGAAGACGCCAGCAAGCGCCTCGCGCGAATTGCCAGACTGCGCCGACGCATGAAACGGCCCGCCCTCAAAGGGCATGTTCGGCTGCAATGCGAAAGCACGCGGATCCTTCGCCCAGGCCGGGTCATAGGTGAAGATCGAAAATTGACGAGGCCCGGTCTGCGTGAAGCGTAGTTCACCGACTCGCGTTAAGCCTTCGCCAAGGGCTACTTGGGCGTAGTATTCAGTCATCAGAAGGCCACGCCGTTCGGATCAACATCGTCCGGTTCGTTTTTCCCGTCCTTGTCGCCCTGCCTCTCCTGCTTGCGCAGCCTTGCAGCGTACGATCGACCGCGCTGCGGCAACCGCTCCGACGTCAACGCCAAACCCAGATCGTCTTTCCGTATATCGACGAGATCGGCGAGATTCTCGATAAGCCCGAGAGAGACGAGCACGTCCGCGAGCGTGCCTACGGCGACTCCCGGATCGCCTTTTTCCAGGCGTGCGATGGTGCTAGGCGACGTACCCGCGCGCGCAGCCAAGTCGGCCACAGCCACACGACGGCGCAGGCGAGCCGATCGAAGGTCGTGACCAAGACGTTCAAGCGCGGCATTGGATTTGGGCGAACTCATAATATCACCATATGTGGCGACTAACACTTGTTTATATGCCATATATGACGAATTGGTTTACTTGACAACAGCCTGAGCAGCTCCATTTGGGTCCGGAAGCCGGACATTTCTTCGACGCTCGACGAGACATCGCGCAGCTCTAGCTCGGCCCTGATCACCGGCGTGACCTCGATCCTGACCTGCGCGGCGCCTCTCTGGACGGTCAGCTTGATGACAATCTTTCACCGGCGCTGACGACTTCCGTCACCCGTGCTGCCGGCAATCCTTTCCTGATGGCCGCCGCCATGCGCTCCATCGCCGCATCGATCGGGGCCAGAGATTTGGGGCGCGGAACCACCGGCAGATAGGTGTGGTCGATATCCACCGACAGGCGCGGCATGTCGCGGTGGAAAGGATTGATGGCGGCGCCGTCCTCGAGCGCAAAAGTAGGCTCCGCCGCGACGAATATTTGCTAAATGTAAGCTACTCAAAGACGCCTGGGTCCGTCGACGATCTTGTGTGTGATGAGACCAAACAAGCGGAGTAGGCCGGCAAGCAATATCTCGTCAGATTGTCAGACGTCGCAGCTACCATCTCAAAAGAAGCGATGGTGACCGACCGGACGAAACGTTTCGAAGGTCAAATTGTGGCCGGCCCGAGGTAACATCGTTCACGCTGATTGTTCGGCGAGGTTAGATCACGATCCTATATCAAGGTGACGTGACGGGCCAGATCGATTGGCTTGCCGTTCGGTATGATGCTATTCTTTCCTTTAGGCCGACCTGCGAAGCGGACGCGATGAGCCTCAGCATGTCGAAGCCGTCACCCGTTTCTCCGCGAACGCTGCGAGCACTCGCTGCAGCCATCCAAATCGATTGATGCGTCGAACTATCTAGCCGACAGGCGCGAGCGGTCTCGCTAGACACTGCCCTTTCGATGTCTTCGTAGCCAATTTGTTTCATAGCCAAGCCGGATTCCAGCGCGGATTGCGCATCGACCGTCGCCCCTCCCATGATCCATTCCGCGGCCGTCGCGGCGCCGACGATCTCGGCGAGCCTTGAGGTACCCAAGACAAGGCCGAAATTCGCTCCCGGAAAGACGAACGACGACCCCGGTAGGATCCAACGGATGGCACAGGCGCAGAACAGGTCGGCCCCGGCTCCGATCGCTCGCCCTCGGGCTATTGCCAACGTCGGGAAAGGTGCATTCTTGATCGCCTGGAGACAATATTCGATACGGACGAATCTTGCCAATAGCGTATCGTCTGTTTCCTCCTGGAGTCGCGACAGATCAAAGCCAGTGCAGAAGTTGCGCCCACTCGACTCGACGATCATAAGCCTGGCGCACGATCTTCGTGCCTCCTCTACCTCGCGCGTGAGGGCCGCGATCAAACCTGGGTTCAAGGCGTTGCCTACTTCCGGTCGGTTCAGGCGCAATCGCACGACACCGTCGGCGCGACCGACGAAAAGGTCTTCCGTCCCACTCACTGCGCTGGCGCCCAGAGGTTGGGAGTGAGAGCATTGGAATAACCCGAGACAAACTCTTGGGTCTCACCGAGATCTTTGAAGACATGACGTCGGATTCTCCCGATATTCCCACCGTAGCAGTGGATACTAATGGACACGCGGTCATCGAACGCATTTCGCACTTGATGAATGTCGCCAACCGCTTCCGACACGATTTCCACGTCGCCTGGCTCCAGTCGCTCGGAACCACCGATCGGGTCCATCCCATAGGCCGTCCGGCCGTACCTCTGGTTGATCTCGGATCCTCGCAACATGCCGATGACACCCCACACGGAATGGTCATGGACCGGCGTCTGCTGGCCCGGTCCCCAAACGAAGCTCACGACCGAAAAGCGATCAAGAGGGTCTCCATATAGCAGATGTTGCTGATAGAATTTGGGATCGGACAGCGCCATCGTCTCAGGCAACCAGTCATCCGTTGACACAAGCTCGCTCATCGCCTTCCTGACGCGCGAAACGACTATGACTTCGTCCTGAACGTTTTCGACACAGCGTGTCACCTCGGCCACAAATGCAAGCAGCTTTTGGCTCACCTCAGTCCTCCGACCTTGTTGAAACTCGGTTGAGGTCCGGCTGCCTGCGGCTGTAGGCGTCACGGAACTCCTTTGTATGTTCACCCAGCAGGGGCGGTCGGCTCCGGATTTCAAAGCTTTCGCCGCCGAACTTCAGGGGCGATGCGAAAGTCTGCGTCGTTCGTCCACCCGGCAACTGGAGTTCTTTGATCCATCCCATGTGGCGCGTCTGAGGATCTCCAAGGGCCGCGTCGTAGCTATTAATCCTTGCATGAGGCACACGAGCCTTCGCGAAGGCTCCGATCCAGTAATCGACCGGCTGGGTTTCGAATACGGCCTCCAGCAGCTCCTTGAGGGAGTGCTGGTTCGAAGCCCTGTCAGCGGTGGTAAGGAAACGCCCATCGGTGACGAGATAGTCGCGTCCGACGACACGACAGACCTCGCGCCACAGTCCGTCGTTGCC
The window above is part of the Bradyrhizobium guangdongense genome. Proteins encoded here:
- a CDS encoding type II toxin-antitoxin system HipA family toxin, with amino-acid sequence MTEYYAQVALGEGLTRVGELRFTQTGPRQFSIFTYDPAWAKDPRAFALQPNMPFEGGPFHASAQSGNSREALAGVFSDAAPDSWGRRLLERAYGNGLSEFEYLTLSDDTCRQGALRFIDEHGKIITGKANEAVPRLLDLEAITAIARAYEQGKEISPADMQALAGAGGSGGARPKANVRDGDVLWLAKFTSVHDQHPIEQVEVATLNLARMCGIRIPEVRLELADTKFPVALVQRFDRRGRARIPYISARTALGKTGLELGSYTEIVDFMRTSAPDPQVDFEELYRRMVFTILVSNKDDHLKNHGFLYVGSGRWRLSPMFDVNPAPDRNPHLETAIMEGGTHDRSIKLALEACEFFEITDANARKIIRDTAQRVSDGWRETFRRAGVGRAQSRDYEAAFVHDQSDTALGL
- a CDS encoding cysteine dioxygenase; the encoded protein is MSQKLLAFVAEVTRCVENVQDEVIVVSRVRKAMSELVSTDDWLPETMALSDPKFYQQHLLYGDPLDRFSVVSFVWGPGQQTPVHDHSVWGVIGMLRGSEINQRYGRTAYGMDPIGGSERLEPGDVEIVSEAVGDIHQVRNAFDDRVSISIHCYGGNIGRIRRHVFKDLGETQEFVSGYSNALTPNLWAPAQ
- a CDS encoding helix-turn-helix domain-containing protein, encoding MSSPKSNAALERLGHDLRSARLRRRVAVADLAARAGTSPSTIARLEKGDPGVAVGTLADVLVSLGLIENLADLVDIRKDDLGLALTSERLPQRGRSYAARLRKQERQGDKDGKNEPDDVDPNGVAF
- a CDS encoding enoyl-CoA hydratase/isomerase family protein, producing the protein MSGTEDLFVGRADGVVRLRLNRPEVGNALNPGLIAALTREVEEARRSCARLMIVESSGRNFCTGFDLSRLQEETDDTLLARFVRIEYCLQAIKNAPFPTLAIARGRAIGAGADLFCACAIRWILPGSSFVFPGANFGLVLGTSRLAEIVGAATAAEWIMGGATVDAQSALESGLAMKQIGYEDIERAVSSETARACRLDSSTHQSIWMAAASARSVRGETGDGFDMLRLIASASQVGLKERIASYRTASQSIWPVTSP